Proteins encoded by one window of Arachis ipaensis cultivar K30076 chromosome B04, Araip1.1, whole genome shotgun sequence:
- the LOC107639370 gene encoding LOW QUALITY PROTEIN: beta-glucuronosyltransferase GlcAT14C-like (The sequence of the model RefSeq protein was modified relative to this genomic sequence to represent the inferred CDS: deleted 2 bases in 1 codon; substituted 1 base at 1 genomic stop codon), translating to MKRNHSSHHQERKWVIPTTITITVLFITLLLTLSVTHTKPYSNSPNFTPFHVDRSGSDDGETGLPTLPRFAYLLTGSKGDAPRLRRVLQAVYHPRNYYLVHLDLEASDAERLELAKYVKSESVMRVFANVMVVGRADLVTYKGPTMIASTLHCVALLLKKVKDWDWFINLSAYDYPLMSQDDLFHIFSFIPRDLNFIEHTSNMGWKLXKCNDDCRYQRAKPIIIDPGLYHSKKSGLFYAKEKRSVPNSFKLFTGSEWVILTKSFLEFCIRGWDNLPRTLLMYYTNFFSSHEGYFHTVMCNHKDYQNTTVNHDLHYLKWDNPPKQDPMFLTLVHFDNMVQSGAPFARKFNKDDPVLDKIDKELLRRKDGYFTPGGWCIGSGKAPCSVYGNPVVVKPSIGSKRLEKLVVKILDSENFRPKQCK from the exons ATGAAGAGAAATCATAGTTCCCACCACCAAGAACGGAAATGGGTCATACCCACCACAATCACAATAACCGTTCTCTTCATCACTCTCCTCCTCACACTTTCCGTTACCCACACCAAACCCTATTCAAATTCTCCCAATTTTACCCCTTTCCATGTTGATCGTTCGGGTTCCGACGACGGCGAAACGGGTCTTCCTACCTTGCCAAGGTTCGCCTACCTCCTCACGGGAAGCAAAGGGGACGCGCCGAGGCTCAGGAGAGTCCTTCAGGCAGTGTACCACCCTAGGAACTACTACCTGGTCCACCTCGATCTAGAAGCTTCCGATGCGGAGAGGCTAGAGCTTGCGAAGTATGTGAAGTCAGAGAGTGTTATGAGGGTGTTTGCGAACGTTATGGTTGTTGGGAGAGCTGATTTGGTCACCTACAAGGGCCCAACCATGATTGCTTCTACCCTTCATTGCGTTGCGTTGTTGCTCAAGAAGGTCAAGGACTGGGATTGGTTCATCAATCTCAGTGCCTATGATTATCCTCTCATGTCTCAGGATG ATCTCTTCCATATCTTCTCATTCATACCCAGGGATCTAAACTTCATAGAGCACACTAGTAATATGGGTTGGAAACTT TAGAAATGTAACGATGATTGCAGGTATCAGAGAGCAAAGCCTATAATCATAGATCCAGGGTTGTATCATTCTAAAAAATCTGGTCTCTTTTATGCTAAAGAGAAAAGATCAGTCCCAAATTCATTCAAGTTATTCACAG GCTCTGAATGGGTTATCCTAACAAAATCCTTTCTCGAGTTCTGTATTCGTGGTTGGGATAACCTTCCGCGCACTCTCCTTATGTattatacaaattttttttcatCCCACGAAGGCTACTTCCACACTGTCATGTGCAATCACAAGGACTACCAGAACACCACCGTGAATCATGATTTGCATTATTTAAAGTGGGACAACCCGCCGAAGCAGGATCCAATGTTTTTGACGCTGGTGCATTTTGACAACATGGTCCAAAGTGGTGCACCTTTTGCTAGAAAGTTTAACAAGGATGATCCAGTTCTCGATAAAATCGATAAGGAACTCTTGAGAAGAAAAGATGGCTACTTTACTCCCGGTGGTTGGTGTATTGGCAGTGGGAAAGCTCCGTGTTCTGTTTATGGAAATCCAGTTGTAGTTAAACCAAGTATAGGCTCAAAGAGGCTTGAGAAACTAGTGGTTAAGATATTGGATTCGGAAAATTTTAGGCCGAAACAGTGCAAGTAG